The segment CATTGCGGATCTGCAGCTTGTTGATGCGTTCGCCATTGTTGCCGGTTTCGAACACGATCTCGCAGCCGCACTGCGCACGGAACGGCGCCAGCACGATGGATTCGAGCTTTTCGCCGTTGAAGCCCCACCAGGAGATGGTGAGGGTCTTGCCCTGTGCCATGGCGGGAGCGGCAGACACCAGAGCCGTAGCGGAAATCGCCAGGGCTGTGACCAGGATCTTGTTCATCGAAAGTGGTTCCTTCTTGCGCTGCGGAGATATGGCAGCGGCTTGACGACGATATTCGCCGCAAGCCTATTTTTGTGGCGACGGGTCTGCAAGCCTATCCTTTAGGCTAATGCGTATCGGGATACGGTTTTTCAACTGCCTTGAGCAGGTCGCAAGCCATGGATAAGGGTCATGGCGATTGCCGCCGGATTCTCCGGACACTGCACGAGGGCCGCAAGACGTGACCAATTTGCCAGACGACCTGCTGATCAATGCCGATGACGAAATGCGTATTCGGCAGAACCTTGCCCTGGTCGCTCTGGGCAAGCGAGCGGCGACGCGTGCCATTCGGGTCGGCCGGCTGCTCGATGTCAACGGACGGCGCTGGCACGAGGATCAAGAGATCGTGGTCTGCGGGCGGCGCATTGCCTGGGTCGGACCGACGGGAAAATATCCGGGGCAGGTGGGTGAGCGGGTGGATCGGCGGGAGCTTTCGGCGGTGCCGGGCTTTGGCGAGGTGCACAAGCATATTGAATCGAGCCACCTGACACCGGAACATGAGGCGGCGCTGGTCTTGCCGTTCGGCTGCACCTGGACCTGCGAGGCGAGCCACGAGTTTTCCAACGTCAATGGTCCGCGCAATCTCGAATTCTGGCTGACGGCGCGCCTTGCCGGTTCGCCGATGAAGATCTTTCCGCTGCCGGGCTCGGCGGTGCCGCCGACGGCCTATGAGTGGGGCGGGGGGCATTTTGGCTATGACGAGCAGAAGGACTTTCTCCAGAGCCAGATGATGGTGGCCGGTCTCGACGAGGTGATGGACTGGCCGGCCGTGTGGAACCCGGAAAACCCATCGCATGACCGTCTCTGGGGGATGATCCGCGCGACATTCGAGCAGCGTGGCGTGGTGGAGGGGCATGCCGCGGGCATGCGGGCGATCGACGATATCAATGCCTTTGCCGCGGCCGGGATGGCGTCGGACCACGAGGCCTGGACTGCGGAGGAAGTGGCCGACAAACTGCGCCGCGGGCTGTTCATGGAACTGCGGCCGCACTCGCTGCAGGAAATGATCAAGGGTCTTTTGGCCGAGGGACAGCAGGACTGGTCGCAATTTGCGCTGTGTACCGATGACCGGTCGTGTTCGGACACGATGAAGCTGGGGGCGACCGACCACAATGTAAGGCTTGCCATCGAAGCCGGATTGGCGCCGGAAATCGCCATCCAGATGGTCACGATCAATCCGGCCCGGTACATGCGGCTGACGCCTTGGGTCGGCTCCATCGCGCCGGGGCGGTTCGCCGACCTGGTGCTGCTCGATGACGTGCAGAGCCTGTCGATTGCCGAGGTCTGGGCGGATGGCGAGCAGGTGTCGCAAGGCCGGGACTATGCCAAACCCGTTCCGCAGATCGACTGGCCGGATTGGGCGACGCAGACGGTCAGGATCGATCGCGAGATGACGGCGGCCGATTTTGCCGTGGCTGCGCCCGAGGGCCGTGACGTGGTGAGCGCAGCGCTGTTGCGGCCGTTCCACTGGGCGGATGATTTCATCACGGCTGAATTGCCGGTGGTCGATGGTCTGGTGCAGCGCGATGCCAGCCGCAACATCACCAAGTTTTCCATCGTCGATCGCTTCTCCGGCGAAGGCAAGACCTCGGCCATGTTCTGGCTGGGCACCGGTCCAAAAACCGAGGACACGGCGCTGGCCTGTTCGATGGGCCATGACAAGCACAATATCTGGGTGGTCGGCTCATCGGACGAAGCCATGGCCAAGGCGGTCAATGCGCTGCGGGATACCCAGGGCGGCTGGGCGCTGGTGGGACGTGGCGAATTGCTGGAGACTGTTCGATACGAGGTCGGCGGGTTGATGACGCGGCGCGCTACCAGCGAGCTCGATGCCGAGATGCAGGCGCTGTATCGGGCTGGCGAGAGCATCGAGTGGATGTATGAGCCGACGTTCTCGCCACGCTGGTGGCCGGGCTTTCCGGAGCGGCTGGCTTTTGCCACGCTGACCTGTGCGCCGTGGCGCTGGGTTCTGGTGGCGCCATCGCCATTGGCACCGAATGGC is part of the uncultured Devosia sp. genome and harbors:
- a CDS encoding adenine deaminase C-terminal domain-containing protein, producing MRIRQNLALVALGKRAATRAIRVGRLLDVNGRRWHEDQEIVVCGRRIAWVGPTGKYPGQVGERVDRRELSAVPGFGEVHKHIESSHLTPEHEAALVLPFGCTWTCEASHEFSNVNGPRNLEFWLTARLAGSPMKIFPLPGSAVPPTAYEWGGGHFGYDEQKDFLQSQMMVAGLDEVMDWPAVWNPENPSHDRLWGMIRATFEQRGVVEGHAAGMRAIDDINAFAAAGMASDHEAWTAEEVADKLRRGLFMELRPHSLQEMIKGLLAEGQQDWSQFALCTDDRSCSDTMKLGATDHNVRLAIEAGLAPEIAIQMVTINPARYMRLTPWVGSIAPGRFADLVLLDDVQSLSIAEVWADGEQVSQGRDYAKPVPQIDWPDWATQTVRIDREMTAADFAVAAPEGRDVVSAALLRPFHWADDFITAELPVVDGLVQRDASRNITKFSIVDRFSGEGKTSAMFWLGTGPKTEDTALACSMGHDKHNIWVVGSSDEAMAKAVNALRDTQGGWALVGRGELLETVRYEVGGLMTRRATSELDAEMQALYRAGESIEWMYEPTFSPRWWPGFPERLAFATLTCAPWRWVLVAPSPLAPNGFVNVATGETHPVVW